In Bacillus cereus ATCC 14579, a single window of DNA contains:
- the rocR gene encoding arginine utilization transcriptional regulator RocR: MTLLAVSTQEVIEAILGSIDEAIHAVDENGITIFYNSVAAKHDGSKIEKVLGKHLLEAFPSLSRETSTLMKVLDTKKPIVHQVQHYQNLNGEDVCTVNTTLPIFIDGNIAGAVEIAKDYSTIQKLTDTIVDLQSKIKRSSRKKVIKKHAAFETIVTNDTRFKQTKELAQKVAPTDANVLIYGETGTGKELFVQAIHEASKRKNKPFIAQNCAALPESLLESLLFGTTKGSYTGAIERAGLFELVDGGTLFLDELNSMPLDLQAKMLRVLEDGVIRRIGDNKTRKVDVRVITAMNQPPEICLRENKIRTDLYYRLNVFSLYIPPLRERTEDVLLLASYFLKEYNKSYKKGVLQIDEEAKDRLQAYQWPGNVRELKHTIEHAVIIAEGNTLTANCLPRTFRKEKFSKKKGIMPLREALHQTEKELIDQALIETEGNILQAAKMLGIPRQTLQYKLSKYDKTAE, encoded by the coding sequence ATGACATTGCTAGCAGTTTCGACACAAGAAGTCATTGAAGCGATTTTGGGCAGTATTGATGAGGCTATACACGCTGTAGATGAAAATGGAATTACAATATTTTATAATTCTGTAGCTGCAAAACACGATGGATCGAAGATTGAAAAAGTGTTAGGGAAACATCTGTTAGAAGCGTTCCCGTCTTTATCAAGGGAAACGAGTACATTGATGAAAGTACTAGATACAAAAAAACCTATCGTACATCAGGTACAACATTATCAAAATTTAAATGGTGAAGATGTTTGTACAGTAAATACGACGTTACCTATTTTTATAGATGGGAATATTGCTGGGGCTGTTGAAATTGCAAAGGATTACTCTACAATTCAAAAGCTTACTGACACAATTGTTGACTTACAGTCGAAAATAAAGCGATCATCTAGAAAAAAAGTGATTAAAAAGCACGCTGCATTTGAGACGATAGTGACAAATGATACGCGGTTTAAACAGACGAAAGAGTTAGCACAAAAAGTAGCACCAACAGACGCGAATGTTTTAATATATGGTGAAACAGGAACAGGAAAAGAACTGTTCGTACAAGCAATTCATGAAGCTTCTAAAAGAAAAAACAAGCCATTTATTGCACAAAACTGTGCAGCTTTACCAGAGTCGCTATTAGAAAGTTTATTGTTTGGAACGACAAAAGGAAGCTATACGGGAGCGATTGAAAGAGCTGGGCTATTTGAACTTGTTGATGGTGGGACATTATTTTTAGATGAACTGAATTCAATGCCTCTTGATTTGCAGGCAAAAATGTTACGAGTGTTAGAAGATGGAGTCATTAGAAGAATTGGTGATAATAAGACGAGAAAAGTAGATGTTCGTGTTATTACCGCGATGAACCAGCCTCCAGAAATATGTTTACGAGAGAATAAAATTCGCACTGATTTATATTATCGCTTAAACGTATTTTCATTATATATCCCACCGCTTCGTGAAAGAACTGAGGATGTACTATTATTAGCATCTTATTTTTTGAAAGAATATAATAAAAGTTATAAAAAAGGTGTACTTCAAATTGATGAGGAAGCGAAAGATAGACTGCAAGCTTATCAGTGGCCTGGAAATGTACGGGAGTTAAAACATACGATTGAACATGCTGTTATTATTGCAGAAGGGAATACATTAACAGCCAATTGTTTACCACGTACATTTCGGAAAGAGAAGTTTTCGAAGAAGAAGGGTATAATGCCACTTAGAGAAGCACTTCATCAAACAGAAAAAGAATTAATAGATCAAGCGTTGATTGAAACGGAAGGGAATATATTACAAGCCGCAAAAATGTTGGGTATCCCTCGTCAAACGCTTCAATATAAACTGAGCAAGTACGACAAAACCGCCGAATAA
- the ablA gene encoding lysine 2,3-aminomutase, whose product MLHDVYKPNRHWKDIELWKDVTEEQWNDWVWQLTNTIKTLDDLRKVINLTPEEEEGVKISTKTIPLNITPYYAWLMNPDDPRCPIRMQSVPISEELYKTKYDLEDPLHEDEDSPVPGLTHRYPDRVLFLVTNQCSMYCRYCTRRRFSGQIGMGVPKKQLDDAIAYIRETPQVRDVLISGGDGLLINDKILEYVLKNLREIPHVEIIRIGTRAPVVFPQRITENLCNIIKKYHPVWLNTHFNTSIEITEESKKACEMLANAGVPVGNQAVILAGINDSVPIMKKLMHDLVKIRVRPYYIYQCDLSEGIGHFRAPVSKGLEIIEGLRGHTSGYAVPTFVVDAPGGGGKIALQPNYLISQSADKVVLRNFEGVITTYPEPESYIPGRAEGYFKEIYPNYEEKRSDVGIAGLMSDKKFNLVPDDLQRMNRRKDYEDNDTHASLKDKRDKRDQLKDKKYQAQMAKLEENDKKTEGDAV is encoded by the coding sequence ATGTTACATGATGTATACAAACCAAATCGTCACTGGAAGGATATCGAATTATGGAAAGATGTTACTGAAGAGCAATGGAATGATTGGGTTTGGCAATTAACGAATACGATCAAAACGTTAGATGACTTAAGAAAAGTGATTAACTTAACACCTGAAGAAGAAGAGGGCGTTAAAATTTCAACGAAAACGATCCCGTTAAATATTACACCGTACTATGCTTGGCTAATGAATCCTGATGATCCACGCTGTCCGATTCGGATGCAATCAGTACCGATTTCGGAAGAGTTATATAAAACAAAATATGATTTAGAAGACCCACTTCACGAAGACGAAGATTCACCAGTTCCAGGGCTAACACATCGCTATCCAGACCGTGTACTATTCTTAGTAACAAATCAATGTTCTATGTATTGTCGTTACTGTACACGTCGTCGTTTTAGTGGACAAATTGGAATGGGTGTACCGAAGAAACAATTAGATGATGCAATTGCTTATATTCGTGAAACGCCACAAGTACGAGATGTATTAATCTCCGGTGGTGACGGACTTCTAATTAACGATAAAATTTTAGAATATGTATTAAAAAATTTACGAGAGATTCCGCATGTTGAGATTATTCGTATCGGAACGAGAGCACCAGTAGTATTCCCACAACGTATTACAGAAAACTTATGTAACATTATTAAAAAATACCATCCAGTATGGTTAAATACACATTTCAATACATCTATTGAAATTACTGAAGAATCGAAAAAGGCATGTGAAATGTTAGCGAATGCTGGTGTTCCAGTCGGAAACCAAGCAGTAATTTTAGCTGGTATTAACGACAGCGTTCCAATTATGAAAAAACTTATGCATGACTTAGTAAAAATCCGTGTACGTCCATACTACATTTATCAATGTGACTTATCTGAAGGTATCGGTCACTTCCGTGCACCAGTATCTAAAGGTCTTGAAATTATTGAAGGTTTACGTGGACACACATCTGGTTATGCTGTTCCGACATTCGTTGTTGATGCGCCAGGTGGAGGCGGTAAAATTGCACTTCAGCCAAACTATTTAATCTCACAAAGTGCAGATAAAGTTGTACTTCGTAACTTTGAAGGTGTTATTACGACGTATCCAGAACCAGAGAGCTATATTCCAGGAAGAGCGGAAGGATACTTTAAAGAGATTTATCCGAACTACGAAGAAAAACGTTCAGATGTTGGTATCGCAGGTCTTATGAGCGATAAGAAATTTAACCTCGTTCCAGACGACTTACAGCGTATGAACCGTCGTAAAGACTACGAAGATAATGATACTCATGCATCTTTAAAAGATAAACGTGATAAGCGCGATCAATTAAAAGATAAAAAATATCAAGCACAAATGGCTAAGTTAGAAGAAAACGACAAAAAAACTGAGGGTGATGCAGTATGA
- a CDS encoding YokU family protein — protein MNCMWCDSTEAKESLNTVYWELPDGTKAIEIQETPCISCSSCGMDYQSDHTVKEIEDQLFLIYTKDLPKQLTYEELMGRPRLLKRNYFDF, from the coding sequence ATGAATTGTATGTGGTGTGACAGTACAGAAGCGAAAGAAAGCTTGAATACTGTATATTGGGAATTACCAGATGGTACGAAAGCCATTGAAATCCAAGAGACACCATGTATTTCTTGTTCCTCGTGCGGGATGGACTATCAATCAGACCATACAGTAAAAGAAATTGAAGATCAATTATTCTTAATTTACACGAAAGATTTACCAAAACAACTAACATATGAAGAATTAATGGGAAGACCGCGTCTATTAAAAAGAAATTATTTCGACTTTTAA
- a CDS encoding YozE family protein → MKKTFYHYMMKHRAALFRNEISDLAEAMYDDLSFPKQSEDYDEISSYLELSGMLESMSIFDEAWDLYIQDR, encoded by the coding sequence TTGAAAAAGACATTTTACCATTATATGATGAAGCATCGTGCAGCTTTATTTAGAAATGAAATTTCAGATTTAGCAGAGGCGATGTATGATGATTTAAGTTTTCCGAAGCAATCTGAAGACTATGATGAAATTAGTTCATACTTAGAGTTGAGCGGAATGCTAGAAAGTATGTCTATATTTGATGAAGCCTGGGATTTATACATACAAGATAGATAA
- a CDS encoding DUF3930 family protein, whose protein sequence is MENQYEVGQTKEEFMHEDQWADSLIKWLFIFLIVVGIPYTAYVVVQFILSF, encoded by the coding sequence ATGGAAAATCAATATGAAGTAGGACAAACAAAAGAAGAGTTCATGCATGAAGATCAATGGGCAGACTCTCTTATAAAGTGGCTTTTTATTTTTTTAATAGTTGTAGGCATACCTTATACTGCATATGTTGTTGTTCAATTTATTCTCTCTTTCTAG
- a CDS encoding YozD family protein yields MKEIEVVIDTEEIAEFFYEQLIERGYVPKREEIEDLADITFEYLLEKCMIDEVFDEEDE; encoded by the coding sequence ATGAAGGAAATTGAAGTCGTGATTGATACGGAAGAGATTGCGGAGTTTTTTTATGAGCAACTAATTGAAAGAGGGTACGTTCCAAAACGAGAAGAAATTGAAGATCTCGCAGATATTACATTTGAGTATTTATTAGAGAAATGCATGATTGATGAAGTTTTTGATGAAGAGGATGAATGA
- a CDS encoding serine/threonine protein kinase: MKWRRVLALFDRPLRKNTIVAERYKIESVIGMGSYGVTYVVNDLQINRYKVLKQLRQSKQRYESGRKSFEQEKMILQTLNHHAIPSLYDHFLWEKKSFFVMEYMPGKNFEDYIFIDGYVYTEREVFEILYEILEIVSVFHSEGIIHRDLRIPNILMKENQISIIDFGLAKWKGEDDERATTYEGEQALMREVHFRSDFYALGHFSLFLLYAGYESNEKQEKPWYEELTLEHYNREMLMRMLQIKTPYYENVQDLKQDVASALERMETPCFKSF, encoded by the coding sequence ATGAAATGGCGTCGTGTACTAGCATTATTTGATAGACCACTGCGAAAAAATACAATTGTTGCAGAGCGTTATAAAATTGAATCAGTAATTGGAATGGGCAGTTATGGGGTTACATATGTCGTTAATGATTTACAAATAAATAGATATAAAGTCTTAAAACAATTAAGACAAAGTAAACAAAGATATGAGTCTGGTAGAAAATCATTTGAACAAGAGAAAATGATTTTACAAACATTAAATCATCATGCAATTCCTAGTCTATATGATCATTTCTTATGGGAGAAAAAGAGCTTCTTTGTGATGGAGTACATGCCTGGTAAAAATTTTGAAGATTATATTTTCATAGATGGGTATGTATATACAGAACGTGAAGTTTTTGAGATTTTATATGAAATATTAGAAATTGTATCGGTGTTTCATAGTGAAGGCATTATTCATCGAGATTTACGCATTCCAAACATACTAATGAAAGAAAATCAAATTAGTATTATCGATTTTGGATTGGCTAAATGGAAAGGTGAAGATGATGAGCGAGCTACAACTTACGAAGGTGAACAAGCTTTGATGCGAGAAGTTCACTTTCGTAGCGACTTTTATGCGCTCGGTCATTTCTCATTATTTTTATTATATGCAGGATATGAATCTAATGAAAAACAGGAAAAACCATGGTACGAAGAATTAACTTTGGAACATTATAATCGTGAAATGCTTATGCGAATGTTACAAATAAAAACGCCGTACTATGAGAATGTACAAGATTTAAAACAAGATGTAGCTTCTGCTTTAGAAAGGATGGAGACTCCATGTTTCAAAAGTTTTTAG
- a CDS encoding sporulation protein, producing the protein MFQKFLASVGIGSAKVDTVLEKDEYIVGEEIVGKVHITGGSVSQQIESIYLTLSTSYVREVDDKKVTATYDLERVRLTEPFSVEPNEKVEIPFSFPMPIEAPLTLGMKTVWIHTGLDIKRSIDPSDRDYVQVLPNALLSSVLDSVNELGFKARHIECEELPHRLRKQVPFAQEFEFIPVSGEHYGKLDELELLILPRAYDRLEIIMEVDRKSRGLAGLFAEALDLDEKVIRFTVTREDIPEMKQKINNYIF; encoded by the coding sequence ATGTTTCAAAAGTTTTTAGCAAGCGTTGGTATTGGAAGTGCAAAGGTAGATACTGTTCTTGAAAAAGATGAGTATATTGTTGGGGAAGAAATAGTTGGAAAGGTTCATATAACTGGAGGTTCAGTTAGCCAACAAATTGAAAGCATTTACTTAACATTATCGACGTCGTATGTACGAGAAGTGGATGATAAAAAAGTAACAGCAACATATGATTTAGAGCGAGTACGCTTAACAGAACCTTTTTCTGTAGAACCGAATGAAAAAGTTGAAATTCCATTTTCTTTTCCAATGCCAATTGAAGCACCACTTACACTTGGTATGAAAACGGTTTGGATTCATACAGGTCTTGATATTAAACGTAGTATAGACCCAAGTGACCGCGACTACGTTCAAGTGTTACCTAATGCATTATTAAGTAGTGTTTTAGATAGTGTAAATGAATTAGGGTTTAAAGCACGTCATATAGAATGTGAAGAATTACCGCATCGATTACGTAAGCAAGTTCCATTCGCACAAGAATTTGAGTTTATTCCGGTTTCTGGAGAGCATTATGGGAAATTAGATGAATTAGAATTATTAATCTTGCCACGTGCATACGACCGACTAGAAATTATTATGGAAGTAGATAGAAAATCACGTGGATTAGCTGGTTTATTCGCTGAGGCGCTTGATCTTGATGAGAAGGTGATTCGTTTTACCGTAACAAGAGAAGATATCCCTGAGATGAAGCAAAAAATTAATAATTATATTTTTTAA
- a CDS encoding phosphatase PAP2 family protein, with the protein MKRYRHLYLLSFTLLICFVVLSLSYHTACIENFDNIVAHFIQSFRNDYLTTYFTWVSFIGSKRIYFPLLIILVMYFLVRKKLLSALLLTINYYGSRYLNSMLKLWYERARPDVTQLVTATGYSFPSGHTMNATAFLGFIAYVTITEERISLHKKLLIILIASFVVLSISVSRIYLGVHYPSDILAGWAAGGSWLVLCVIFHKTFIKKEPMS; encoded by the coding sequence GTGAAACGATATCGACATTTATACTTGCTAAGTTTTACGTTACTCATTTGTTTTGTCGTATTATCACTTTCGTATCATACCGCTTGTATTGAGAACTTTGACAATATAGTCGCACATTTTATTCAAAGCTTTCGAAACGATTATTTGACGACCTATTTTACTTGGGTGTCTTTTATCGGTTCCAAAAGAATATATTTTCCATTACTCATTATTCTTGTAATGTATTTTCTCGTTAGAAAAAAGTTACTTAGTGCGTTACTTCTAACAATTAATTACTACGGATCTCGTTATTTAAACAGTATGCTTAAACTATGGTACGAACGAGCAAGACCTGATGTCACGCAGCTTGTTACTGCAACTGGATATAGTTTTCCGAGCGGTCATACGATGAATGCTACTGCTTTTTTAGGATTTATTGCATACGTCACAATTACTGAAGAGCGTATTTCGTTGCATAAAAAATTGTTAATTATTCTTATAGCAAGCTTTGTTGTATTATCTATTTCAGTTAGCCGAATATATCTTGGCGTGCACTATCCATCTGACATATTAGCAGGATGGGCAGCTGGCGGTAGCTGGCTCGTTTTATGTGTTATATTCCATAAAACGTTCATAAAAAAAGAACCTATGTCATAA
- a CDS encoding cation diffusion facilitator family transporter has translation MDTLSHKEADKGAIVSIMAYIFLSSMKIIISYITLSSALRADGLNNLTDIGASLAILIGLKISRKPRDPDHPYGHSRAEQIASLVASFIMATVGLEVVISAIQSFLNPKQAAPNVLAAWVALFSAVVMYCVYLYTKKIAARTKSKSLEAAAKDNLSDALVSIGTVVGIVGSQFQMPILDPIAALIVGLIICKTAWEIFVESSHMLTDGIDPDKMEEYADAIEHIGGVENIVDIRARMYGNQTYVDITIEVDARMDVGESHCITDNIEAMLRKKFGIYHAHIHVEPMKKEPIMT, from the coding sequence ATGGATACTCTTTCTCATAAAGAAGCTGATAAAGGTGCTATTGTCAGCATTATGGCCTACATATTTTTATCCTCTATGAAAATCATCATCAGTTATATTACCCTCTCTAGCGCATTACGCGCTGACGGTTTAAATAACTTAACGGATATCGGTGCTTCTTTAGCGATATTAATTGGTCTAAAAATATCTCGTAAACCTCGTGACCCAGATCATCCGTATGGGCATTCGCGTGCCGAACAAATCGCATCACTTGTTGCGTCCTTCATTATGGCAACAGTCGGATTAGAAGTTGTTATTAGTGCCATTCAATCTTTCTTAAATCCGAAACAAGCAGCGCCTAATGTACTCGCTGCATGGGTTGCTTTATTTTCTGCTGTCGTTATGTACTGCGTGTATTTGTATACGAAAAAAATTGCAGCACGAACAAAAAGTAAATCATTAGAAGCCGCTGCAAAGGATAATTTATCAGATGCACTCGTAAGTATTGGTACCGTAGTAGGTATTGTCGGTTCTCAGTTCCAAATGCCTATTTTAGACCCTATTGCCGCTTTAATTGTCGGTCTTATTATTTGTAAAACTGCATGGGAGATTTTCGTAGAATCTTCTCATATGCTAACAGATGGAATTGATCCTGATAAAATGGAAGAATACGCTGATGCTATTGAGCATATTGGCGGTGTGGAAAACATTGTAGATATTCGAGCACGTATGTATGGGAATCAAACGTACGTTGATATTACAATTGAAGTAGATGCTCGCATGGATGTTGGAGAAAGTCACTGTATTACCGACAACATCGAAGCTATGCTGCGCAAAAAATTTGGAATTTACCATGCACACATTCATGTTGAGCCAATGAAAAAAGAACCTATTATGACATAG
- a CDS encoding thioredoxin family protein: MKEIKTEQEFKDIIASEEPVVVKFFTTWCPDCVRMDNFIGDVMEEFNKFEWYSINKDEFPSIAEEYQVMGIPSLLVYQNGEKLGHLHSANAKTEEQVTEFLEAY, from the coding sequence ATGAAAGAAATTAAAACAGAACAAGAATTCAAAGACATCATCGCAAGCGAGGAGCCTGTAGTTGTTAAGTTCTTTACTACATGGTGCCCAGATTGCGTACGTATGGACAACTTTATCGGAGATGTAATGGAAGAGTTCAATAAATTTGAATGGTACTCTATCAATAAAGATGAGTTTCCAAGTATCGCTGAAGAGTATCAAGTAATGGGTATTCCAAGTTTACTTGTATACCAAAACGGTGAGAAGCTAGGCCACTTACATAGTGCTAATGCAAAAACAGAAGAGCAAGTTACTGAGTTTTTAGAAGCATACTAA
- a CDS encoding GNAT family N-acetyltransferase: MITELHSQRLYLRKMKASDSLSMFKIWSDPDVTKFMNISNFTDENQAKDMIQFLNELAQNNKAIRFTIIEKESNHIIGSCGYNSLDFENSKTEIGYDISKTFWGKGYAPEAISSLLDYAFTHLKLNRVEAKVEPANVNSIKVLEKLNFTFEGTLRKSEKSAGKLIDLNIYSKLISD; the protein is encoded by the coding sequence TTGATTACAGAACTACACTCACAGAGATTATATTTAAGGAAAATGAAAGCATCTGATTCACTAAGTATGTTTAAAATATGGTCTGATCCTGATGTTACTAAATTCATGAATATAAGTAATTTCACTGATGAGAACCAGGCAAAAGATATGATTCAATTCCTTAACGAACTCGCTCAAAATAATAAAGCTATACGTTTTACTATTATTGAAAAAGAATCTAATCATATTATCGGTTCATGTGGCTATAATTCCTTAGATTTTGAAAACTCAAAGACTGAGATTGGCTATGATATTTCAAAAACATTTTGGGGTAAAGGATATGCACCTGAAGCAATATCCTCTTTATTAGATTATGCTTTTACACATCTAAAACTAAATCGTGTTGAAGCAAAAGTTGAACCTGCAAATGTAAATTCTATAAAAGTATTAGAAAAATTAAACTTTACTTTTGAAGGTACTCTGAGAAAGAGCGAAAAATCAGCTGGAAAGCTTATCGATTTAAATATCTATTCGAAATTAATAAGCGATTAA
- a CDS encoding DUF3947 family protein: MFYSYFNSETGMRPAYGTSITYSGAQSTVQAIQQALQMQQQLQMQQQGVQPYYSSVEYFYPVHQVTPYGSSFLTIPYGTVYNL, translated from the coding sequence ATGTTTTATTCATATTTTAATTCTGAAACTGGTATGCGACCAGCGTATGGTACATCTATAACGTATAGTGGAGCACAAAGTACAGTCCAAGCTATTCAACAAGCATTGCAAATGCAACAACAATTGCAAATGCAGCAGCAAGGTGTACAACCGTATTATTCATCCGTAGAGTATTTTTACCCAGTACATCAAGTTACACCGTACGGAAGTTCTTTTCTGACTATTCCATATGGGACTGTATACAACTTATAA
- a CDS encoding C1q-like domain-containing protein — MSCYYYCKYCKEYKNKHHDCCKNTSKCHDNKDNLVRASAFRARNTVNQNVPANTFVKVLFQNEQFDLANEYNPATSIFMPKTKGVYSIIGTIGFFPNDPTLNYRARVEIRVNGNAAIAIDNDFFGPISFGNVVSVSTIVQLNAGDEVEIYAQSSIDGVLSPLEDGAHFEAARFPSPIK; from the coding sequence ATGTCTTGTTATTACTACTGTAAGTATTGTAAGGAGTATAAAAATAAGCATCATGATTGTTGTAAGAACACTAGTAAGTGTCATGATAACAAGGACAATCTTGTTAGAGCATCGGCATTTAGAGCTAGAAATACTGTGAATCAAAATGTTCCTGCTAATACTTTTGTGAAAGTGTTATTTCAAAATGAACAATTTGATTTAGCGAATGAGTATAATCCAGCAACATCTATTTTTATGCCGAAGACTAAAGGTGTATATTCTATTATTGGAACGATTGGTTTCTTTCCAAACGATCCAACTTTAAATTATAGAGCGCGTGTAGAAATTCGTGTGAATGGAAACGCAGCGATAGCTATAGATAATGACTTTTTTGGTCCAATAAGTTTTGGAAATGTCGTAAGTGTTTCGACGATTGTTCAATTGAATGCAGGGGATGAAGTTGAGATTTATGCACAAAGTAGTATAGATGGAGTTTTAAGTCCTTTAGAAGATGGTGCACATTTTGAAGCAGCAAGATTTCCTTCTCCAATTAAATAA
- a CDS encoding glycoside hydrolase family 25 protein, whose translation MGYIVDISKWNGTINWDIAASQLDLVIARVQDGSNTVDFMYQNYVSEMKKHSIPFGNYAFCRFISIADAKKEAQDFWNRGDQSAKFWVADVEVQTMADMQGGIQAFIDELRRLGAEKVGLYVGHHTYLSFGACNIEADFVWIPRYGGNKPAYPCDMWQYADSGNVPGIGKCDLNRLVGNKSLSWFIDSNKANQSNIVYTQQPNGIGIAVSKYPDGYGINLYETPMTPQFTGALTQKIPYLILTGYWGGGEQDMICLENDKQWAYLKHFNVKWFYATSKYPVGYGVNYYEEPECMNYKGNIDGSTSFRVWGRVGNAVDIGQNSWIPEKHVIIK comes from the coding sequence ATGGGGTATATTGTAGATATTTCAAAATGGAATGGAACTATTAATTGGGATATTGCAGCATCTCAGCTAGATTTAGTGATTGCTAGAGTTCAAGATGGCTCTAATACGGTGGATTTTATGTATCAAAATTATGTTAGTGAAATGAAAAAGCATAGTATCCCATTCGGTAATTATGCTTTTTGCCGTTTTATATCTATTGCTGATGCAAAGAAAGAGGCACAAGATTTTTGGAATCGTGGTGATCAATCAGCTAAGTTTTGGGTGGCGGACGTAGAAGTTCAAACGATGGCAGATATGCAAGGCGGGATACAGGCATTTATTGATGAATTACGCCGTTTAGGTGCGGAAAAAGTAGGATTATACGTAGGGCATCACACGTATTTATCATTTGGAGCATGTAATATTGAAGCTGATTTTGTATGGATTCCTCGTTATGGAGGGAATAAGCCAGCATATCCATGCGATATGTGGCAATATGCGGATTCAGGGAATGTTCCTGGGATTGGGAAATGTGATCTGAATCGATTAGTAGGAAATAAGTCACTTTCTTGGTTTATAGATTCCAACAAAGCAAATCAATCTAACATAGTGTATACACAGCAACCGAATGGCATTGGTATTGCAGTTTCGAAATATCCTGATGGATACGGAATAAATTTATATGAAACTCCCATGACCCCTCAATTTACAGGTGCACTCACTCAGAAAATTCCATATTTAATCTTAACAGGTTATTGGGGAGGCGGTGAGCAAGATATGATTTGTTTAGAGAACGATAAGCAGTGGGCATATTTAAAACATTTTAATGTGAAATGGTTTTATGCAACTTCGAAATATCCTGTCGGTTACGGAGTAAATTATTATGAAGAGCCTGAATGTATGAATTATAAAGGGAATATAGATGGATCGACATCTTTTCGAGTGTGGGGTAGAGTGGGAAATGCGGTAGATATCGGGCAGAATAGTTGGATACCTGAAAAACATGTAATTATTAAGTAA
- a CDS encoding peptidylprolyl isomerase PrsA has product MKKKKIFIGTIISCVMLALSACGSSDNVVTSKVGNVTEKELSKELRQQYGESTLYQMMLSKALLDKYKVSDEEAKKKVEEAKDKMGENFKSTLEQLGLKNEDELKEKMKPEIAFEKAIKATVTDKDVKNNYKPEMKVSHILVKDEKTAKEIKEKVNNGEDFAALANQYSEDTGSKEQGGEISGFAPGQTVKEFEEAAYKLDAGQVSDPVKTTYGYHIIKVTDKKELKPFDEVKDKIRKDIEQQRLQDTTGKWKQQVVNDLLKDADIKVNNKEFKDTFKFLEKK; this is encoded by the coding sequence TTGAAAAAGAAAAAAATATTTATTGGAACAATTATTTCATGCGTGATGCTAGCATTATCTGCATGTGGTTCCTCAGACAACGTAGTAACATCAAAAGTAGGGAATGTTACAGAGAAAGAATTAAGTAAAGAATTACGACAACAATATGGAGAAAGTACTTTATATCAAATGATGTTAAGTAAGGCATTGTTAGATAAATATAAAGTTTCAGATGAGGAAGCAAAAAAGAAAGTAGAAGAAGCAAAAGATAAAATGGGTGAGAACTTTAAATCGACTTTAGAACAACTTGGATTGAAAAACGAAGATGAATTAAAAGAAAAAATGAAGCCAGAAATTGCATTTGAGAAAGCGATTAAAGCAACAGTTACAGATAAAGATGTGAAAAATAACTATAAACCAGAAATGAAAGTAAGTCACATTTTAGTGAAAGATGAAAAAACGGCTAAAGAAATAAAGGAGAAAGTAAATAATGGTGAAGATTTTGCTGCCTTAGCAAACCAGTATTCAGAGGATACTGGTTCAAAGGAACAGGGCGGGGAAATATCTGGTTTTGCTCCTGGGCAAACAGTGAAAGAATTTGAGGAAGCTGCGTATAAATTAGATGCAGGCCAAGTAAGTGATCCGGTTAAAACAACTTACGGTTACCATATTATTAAAGTGACGGATAAAAAAGAATTGAAGCCATTTGATGAAGTAAAGGATAAAATTCGTAAAGATATAGAACAACAAAGACTACAAGATACGACAGGTAAATGGAAACAACAAGTAGTCAATGATTTATTGAAAGATGCTGATATTAAAGTGAATAATAAAGAATTTAAAGATACATTTAAATTTCTAGAAAAGAAATAA